From the genome of Alosa alosa isolate M-15738 ecotype Scorff River chromosome 20, AALO_Geno_1.1, whole genome shotgun sequence, one region includes:
- the eppk1 gene encoding epiplakin, whose product MESNVAENGQSSSVVAGVFLEKTKETLTIYQAMKKRLLKPGACQALLEAQAATVGIVDAINNKKFSVEEAVNNGIVGPEMKEKLLFAEKALVGYTDPYTNEAISVFQAIQKNVIPCDVGARLLEAQAATAGIYDPVEKTFISVESASKKGYYDKDLLDSQEEALKVFNDPISQEQLNYKQLLKKCTVDTGSGLHLLPICITFKGLRRAVSSTELLASKIIDKDTYDNLQKGQTTTQDVMLMETVKEYLEGKGSIAGLALMSSGKRMSIYQAMKEGILMPGTALILLEAQAATGFLIDPVKNKKYSVDDAVRDRIVGPEYHTKLLSAERAVTGYKDPYTGNIISLFQALSKELIIKEHGIRLLEAQIATGGLIDPINSHRLPVDVAYERGLFNEEMNAILEDPGDDTKGFFDPNTKENLTYLQLMERSVIDPATGLCLLPIKSESGGLNYTFIDYETKLTFKEVMVTVTYGKYMGMKTSLWELMMSEYLSEKQRRDIIQQYRERTLTIQVVITKVLEIIEHSVKSAKITFEGIRETVTAEQLVEADIITKNVLQQLSTGKKTTTDIMKEEEVKTYLQGKSSIAGILLPDSQIMSIYQAQTKGKLRPGTSLILLEAQAATGFVIDPVSNKKFSVKDAVKNKVVGPELQAKLLSAERAVTGYKNPHDGKTISLFQAMQKDLIVKDHGIRLLEAQIATGGIIDPINSHRIPVHVAYKRGYFNVEMNQILSDPTDDTKGFFDPNTQENLTYLELMDRCVIDFNTGLCLLPLKGKDHRVNIQEHTKTFKETYVSVKYGRFKNKQVTLWELLNSEYLSEDKRQDLLKLYKSRQITIEKIITLIVEMIKTKEGKKEPSLHFATLRSTISVSALKDAGVLGDETYESLIEGRLTQEDILQTGTVAKYLRGTSSIAGVILQPSNQKIGIYDAKRKGLLTPGTALCLLEAQAATGYIIDPVKNEKLTVDQATKQRVIGPELYEKLLSAEQAVMGYTDPYSGKKISLFQAIQKDLILKQHGIRLLEAQIATGGIIDPIYCIHLPIEVAYKRGYFDADMNKTLTDPTDDTKGFFDPNTHKNMTYMELLQQCTTDPQTGFLLLPLKKKGEAEEQTQKVKSMEKMKRDFEKHLVNISIGQYSGKCISLWELLHSEYFNDYERQKILEKYGMSSITIQQIVTQVTTTIETTERSNTNLLTDEEIENIFKLKSIHLKAGKLAGKQVTVWELLHSEYISVKKRTQLILDIKERRLTIEEIVVLVTAIVEEATTEKHKFKGLSIYEAKAKGLLTTGTSLVLLEAQAATGFVIDPVNNRKLSVEEAVTAGVVGAEWKAKLLSAERAVTGYNDPYTGGTISLFQALKKDLIVKDHGIRLLEAQIATGGIIDPVHSHRVPIEVAYQRGYFDEEINQILLDPDDDTKGFFDPNTKENLTYLQLIERCVIDPTTGLSLLAIVKKGEFYFFIDENTKTILKSTTTTKAGGKFSGQTASLWELLYSMYITEEKRRDLVQQYKNGAITIEYFMEQVLTIIQNKTSSTKTEQKEEKSTSQSTKTTTITTTTTKSFHGIRKDVTADELLQSKIIAKDLYDDLSAGKVTVDHVSEMDSVRRYLQGTNSIAGVYVQSTKETLSISEAKTKGLLTPGTSLVLLEAQAATGFIIDPVNNRKLSVEEAAAAGVIGLEWKSKLLSAERAVTGYTDPYTGGTISLFQALKKDLIVKDHGIRLLEAQIATGGIIDPVYSHRVPVEVAYQRGYFDEEMNQILLDPDDDTKGFFDPNTKENLTYLQLVERCVRDPVTGLSLLVIAKKGEFYFFVDEYTKTILKSTTTTKAGGKFSGQTASLWELLYSMYITEEKRRDLVQQYKNGAITIEYFMEQVLTIIQNKTSSTKTEQKEEKSTSQSTKTTTITTTTTKSFHGIRKDVTADELLQSKIIAKDLYDDLSAGKVTVDHVSEMDSVRRYLQGTNSIAGVYVQSTKETLSISEAKTKGLLTPGTSLVLLEAQAATGFIIDPVNNRKLSVEEAAAAGVIGLEWKSKLLSAERAVTGYTDPYTGGTISLFQALKKDLIVKDHGIRLLEAQIATGGIIDPVYSHRVPVEVAYQRGYFDEEMNQILLDPDDDTKGFFDPNTKENLTYLQLVERCVIDLNTGLSLLSLKK is encoded by the coding sequence ATGGAGTCAAATGTGGCAGAAAATGGCCAATCCAGCAGTGTTGTGGCTGGTGTGTTTCTTGAGAAGACCAAAGAAACACTCACCATATACCAAGCAATGAAGAAACGTCTGCTGAAACCAGGGGCATGTCAAGCTCTCCTAGAGGCTCAGGCTGCTACAGTCGGCATAGTGGATGCCATTAATAACAAGAAGTTTTCGGTGGAGGAAGCTGTGAACAATGGCATAGTTGGGCCAGAGATGAAAGAGAAACTTCTGTTTGCTGAGAAAGCCCTTGTAGGCTACACAGATCCATACACCAATGAAGCCATCTCGGTTTTTCAAGCAATTCAGAAGAATGTCATTCCCTGTGATGTTGGAGCGAGGCTGCTGGAGGCTCAAGCAGCAACAGCAGGTATTTATGACCCTGTTGAGAAGACCTTTATTTCAGTAGAGTCAGCGAGTAAGAAGGGGTACTACGACAAAGATCTTCTAGACAGTCAAGAAGAAGCCCTGAAAGTGTTCAACGATCCAATCTCACAAGAACAACTTAACTACAAGCAACTACTGAAAAAGTGTACGGTAGATACTGGAAGTGGATTGCATCTCCTACCCATTTGCATTACCTTTAAAGGACTGCGCAGAGCAGTATCTTCTACGGAGCTCCTGGCATCAAAAATCATTGACAAGGACACGTATGACAACCTTCaaaaaggccaaactaccacCCAAGATGTGATGCTCATGGAGACCGTGAAAGAATACTTGGAAGGAAAAGGAAGCATTGCTGGTCTTGCACTGATGTCATCTGGCAAAAGGATGAGCATCTACCAAGCCATGAAAGAGGGCATCCTCATGCCTGGAACAGCACTGATTCTTTTGGAGGCGCAAGCTGCAACTGGATTCTTGATTGATCCTGTCAAAAATAAAAAGTACAGTGTGGATGATGCTGTCCGAGATAGGATTGTTGGTCCAGAGTATCACACCAAATTGCTTTCTGCTGAACGGGCTGTCACTGGCTATAAAGACCCCTACACTGGTAATATAATATCCTTATTTCAGGCGCTATCAAAGGAGCTCATCATAAAGGAGCATGGAATCAGACTGCTGGAAGCTCAGATTGCTACAGGAGGACTAATTGACCCAATAAACAGTCATCGACTGCCGGTGGATGTTGCCTATGAGAGAGGTCTGTTTAATGAGGAAATGAATGCCATTCTAGAGGACCCTGGCGACGACACCAAGGGGTTCTTTGACCCAAACACAAAGGAAAATCTGACCTATTTGCAGCTGATGGAACGCAGTGTCATTGACCCAGCCACTGGACTCTGTCTTCTGCCAATCAAATCAGAGTCTGGTGGCTTAAACTACACATTCATTGACTATGAAACCAAACTGACTTTTAAGGAAGTCATGGTGACAGTCACCTATGGCAAATATATGGGAATGAAGACCTCACTTTGGGAACTAATGATGTCAGAGTACCTCAGTGAAAAACAACGGAGAGATATCATTCAACAGTACCGTGAGAGGACACTCACAATTCAGGTTGTCATTACAAAGGTGCTGGAGATCATTGAACATTCAGTAAAGTCAGCCAAGATTACATTTGAAGGAATAAGAGAAACCGTCACAGCAGAACAACTGGTAGAGGCTGACATTATTACCAAAAATGTCCTTCAACAACTAAGCACAGGGAAAAAAACTACCACCGACAttatgaaggaggaggaggtgaagacaTACCTACAAGGAAAATCAAGCATTGCTGGAATTTTGCTACCAGACTCACAGATAATGTCCATATATCAAGCCCAAACAAAAGGTAAACTAAGACCTGGAACCAGTCTCATTCTGCTTGAAGCTCAGGCAGCTACAGGTTTTGTAATTGATCCAGTCTCAAACAAAAAATTCTCAGTGAAAGATGCTGTAAAAAATAAAGTAGTGGGACCAGAGCTTCAAGCAAAGCTACTCTCAGCAGAAAGAGCAGTGACAGGCTACAAAAATCCACACGATGGCAAGACAATCTCTTTATTTCAGGCCATGCAGAAAGATCTCATCGTAAAAGATCATGGTATTCGCCTGCTGGAGGCACAGATTGCAACAGGGGGGATCATTGACCCCATAAATAGTCATCGCATTCCAGTCCATGTGGCATATAAAAGGGGATACTTTAATGTGGAGATGAATCAGATACTCAGTGATCCTACAGATGACACAAAAGGGTTCTTTGACCCAAACACTCAGGAGAATCTGACCTACCTGGAGCTCATGGACAGGTGTGTTATTGACTTTAACACAGGCCTCTGCCTCTTGCCTCTGAAAGGGAAGGATCACAGGGTGAATATACAGGAACATACAAAGACATTCAAAGAGACATATGTCAGTGTAAAATATGGCCGGTTCAAAAATAAACAGGTCACACTTTGGGAACTTCTGAACTCTGAGTATTTGTCAGAGGACAAAAGACAGGACCTGCTCAAACTTTACAAGTCAAGACAGATTACCATTGAGAAAATAATCACTTTGATTGTGGAAATGATCAAGACCAAAGAGGGTAAGAAGGAGCCAAGTTTACATTTTGCAACTCTGAGGAGCACCATCAGTGTTTCAGCACTCAAAGATGCAGGAGTTCTTGGAGATGAAACATATGAATCTCTAATTGAGGGGAGGCTAACTCAAGAAGACATTCTACAGACTGGAACAGTGGCCAAATACCTGAGAGGGACAAGCTCTATTGCTGGAGTAATTCTGCAGCcatccaatcagaaaataggcaTCTACGATGCCAAGAGAAAAGGTCTCTTGACTCCTGGGACAGCTTTGTGCCTTCTGGAAGCTCAGGCTGCAACAGGCTACATCATTGATCCGGTGAAAAATGAAAAACTTACTGTGGACCAGGCTACAAAGCAGCGAGTGATTGGACCAGAGCTTTATGAGAAACTCCTATCAGCAGAGCAGGCAGTGATGGGGTACACAGATCCCTATAGTGGCAAGAAAATTTCACTCTTCCAAGCAATCCAGAAAGATCTGATTCTGAAACAGCATGGTATTCGTCTCCTTGAAGCCCAGATAGCAACAGGCGGTATAATTGACCCAATATATTGTATACATTTACCCATTGAGGTGGCGTACAAAAGGGGTTATTTTGATGCTGATATGAATAAGACTCTGACAGACCCCACTGATGACACAAAAGGGTTTTttgacccaaacacacacaagaacatgaCCTACATGGAGTTGTTGCAGCAGTGCACCACAGACCCACAGACGGGGTTCCTTCTCTTGCCACTGAAGAAAAAAGGAGAAGCTGAAGAACAAACACAAAAGGTGAAATCCatggaaaaaatgaaaagagatTTTGAAAAGCACCTGGTGAATATCTCTATTGGCCAATACTCTGGCAAATGCATTTCACTGTGGGAGTTACTTCACTCAGAATACTTCAACGACTACGAAAGGCAGAAGAttctggaaaagtatggaatgtCTTCGATAACTATTCAGCAGATTGTTACACAGGTCACAACAACAATTGAAACTACTGAACGGAGCAACACAAATCTGCTTACAGATGAGGAAATTGAGAACATTTTCAAACTAAAGTCCATACATCTCAAGGCTGGGAAATTGGCAGGGAAGCAAGTGACAGTGTGGGAACTTCTGCACTCAGAATACATATCTGTCAAAAAGAGAACTCAATTAATACTTGACATCAAAGAGAGACGACTCACAATTGAGGAAATAGTTGTTCTAGTGACTGCAATTGTAGAAGAGGCGACTACAGAGAAACATAAGTTTAAAGGATTAAGCATCTATGAGGCCAAAGCCAAAGGACTGCTGACAACTGGAACATCTCTGGTCCTGCTGGAAGCTCAGGCTGCCACTGGCTTTGTCATTGACCCAGTCAACAACAGAAAACTGTCTGTAGAGGAGGCAGTTACTGCAGGTGTGGTGGGTGCAGAATGGAAGGCAAAACTGCTGTCAGCAGAAAGGGCTGTCACTGGCTACAATGATCCTTACACTGGCGGAACCATCTCCCTGTTCCAGGCCTTGAAAAAAGATCTTATAGTCAAAGATCATGGAATTCGCCTTCTTGAGGCACAGATAGCCACTGGTGGAATTATTGACCCAGTTCACAGCCATCGAGTGCCCATAGAGGTCGCCTACCAGAGGGgctactttgatgaggaaattaaCCAGATCCTGTTAGATCCAGATGATGACACAAAGGGTTTCTTTGATCCAAACACTAAGGAAAACCTTACTTATTTGCAACTAATAGAGAGGTGTGTGATTGACCCAACCACAGGACTCAGCCTGCTTGCAATAGTGAAAAAAGGAGAATTCTACTTCTTTATTGATGAAAATACAAAGACCATTCTCAAGTCCACCACCACAACAAAGGCAGGAGGCAAGTTCTCTGGACAGACAGCTTCGCTGTGGGAGCTCCTTTACTCCATGTACATCACTGAGGAGAAACGGAGAGATCTTGTGCAGCAGTACAAAAATGGAGCAATTACAATTGAATACTTTATGGAACAGGTACTGACAATCATTCAAAACAAAACCTCCTCAACAAAAACTgaacaaaaagaagaaaagtcTACGTCTCAAAGCACAAAGACAACAACTATCACTACAACAACAACTAAATCATTCCATGGAATTAGGAAGGATGTGACAGCTGATGAGCTGTTGCAGTCCAAAATCATTGCCAAGGACCTTTATGATGACCTCAGTGCTGGCAAAGTCACTGTGGACCATGTGAGTGAAATGGACTCTGTGCGCAGGTACCTGCAAGGCACTAACAGCATTGCTGGAGTCTATGTTCAATCCACTAAAGAAACTCTAAGCATTTCTGAGGCCAAAACCAAAGGACTGCTGACACCTGGAACATCTCTTGTTCTGCTGGAAGCTCAAGCTGCAACTGGTTTTATCATTGACCCAGTCAACAACAGGAAGTTGTCGGTGGAGGAAGCCGCTGCTGCAGGCGTGATCGGGTTGGAATGGAAGAGCAAACTGCTATCAGCAGAGAGGGCCGTCACTGGCTACACAGACCCTTACACTGGCGGCACAATCTCTCTGTTCCAGGCCTTGAAGAAAGACCTTATTGTAAAGGATCACGGCATACGTCTACTGGAGGCTCAAATTGCTACAGGTGGGATCATCGATCCAGTATACAGCCATCGAGTGCCAGTAGAAGTGGCCTACCAGAGGGGCTACTTTGATGAAGAAATGAACCAGATCCTCTTAGATCCAGATGATGACACCAAGGGCTTCTTTGATCCCAACACCAAGGAGAACCTCACATATCTGCAGCTGGtagagaggtgtgtgagagatCCTGTCACAGGACTCAGCCTGCTTGTAATTGCAAAAAAAGGAGAGTTTTACTTTTTCGTTGATGAATACACAAAGACCATTCTCAAGTCCACCACCACAACAAAGGCAGGAGGCAAGTTCTCTGGACAGACAGCTTCGCTGTGGGAGCTCCTTTACTCCATGTACATCACTGAGGAGAAACGGAGAGATCTTGTGCAGCAGTACAAAAATGGAGCAATTACAATTGAATACTTTATGGAACAGGTACTGACAATCATTCAAAACAAAACCTCCTCAACAAAAACTgaacaaaaagaagaaaagtcTACGTCTCAAAGCACAAAGACAACAACTATCACTACAACAACAACTAAATCATTCCATGGAATTAGGAAGGATGTGACAGCTGATGAGCTGTTGCAGTCCAAAATCATTGCCAAGGACCTTTATGATGACCTCAGTGCTGGCAAAGTCACTGTGGACCATGTGAGTGAAATGGACTCTGTGCGCAGGTACCTGCAAGGCACTAACAGCATTGCTGGAGTCTATGTTCAATCCACTAAAGAAACTCTAAGCATTTCTGAGGCCAAAACCAAAGGACTGCTGACACCTGGAACATCTCTTGTTCTGCTGGAAGCTCAAGCTGCAACTGGTTTTATCATTGACCCAGTCAACAACAGGAAGTTGTCGGTGGAGGAAGCCGCTGCTGCAGGCGTGATCGGGTTGGAATGGAAGAGCAAACTGCTATCAGCAGAGAGGGCCGTCACTGGCTACACAGACCCTTACACTGGCGGCACAATCTCTCTGTTCCAGGCCTTGAAGAAAGACCTTATTGTAAAGGATCACGGCATACGTCTACTGGAGGCTCAAATTGCTACAGGTGGGATCATCGATCCAGTATACAGCCATCGAGTGCCAGTAGAAGTGGCCTACCAGAGGGGCTACTTTGATGAAGAAATGAACCAGATCCTCTTAGATCCAGATGATGACACCAAGGGCTTCTTTGATCCCAACACCAAGGAGAACCTCACATATCTGCAGCTGGTAGAGAGGTGTGTGATAGATCTTAACACAGGTCTGAGTTTACTTAGTCTAAAGAAATAA
- the fbxl6 gene encoding LOW QUALITY PROTEIN: F-box/LRR-repeat protein 6 (The sequence of the model RefSeq protein was modified relative to this genomic sequence to represent the inferred CDS: deleted 1 base in 1 codon), with the protein MEGADHHNPSLGPQSVVGFGDGRQEEVESTSSELLVPTDGLANGNSTSDAASRGPSNRTNKRSALKRKSGPSTDSKAKLKAKRKKSKSTRTPRPNYTIEQGEDMLLIISNVSQSDSVWRPKPKGRKKKIKTLVKKKGQEKIAKNKKKRKRVKPIRRTVIVNTQSEGSDPDHQIEQATVTPSDDGTDRWGQRLPVEVLVNIFQYVVHRDGAVPFLCRVSRVCRLWNDAASSPSLWRSVTMGYCWIEPGKSQLPKTEMRIKDTVSWIAQNRLSQLREFSLCHWKKNVDYVVQVLSESCPQLSSLKLSHCTGVTDRSFQSLASHCKQLDSIDVQNSDVQGEGLVTFFETSGHQIRRILFSHGSKSEKLLTVISKGCCPELRSLAINTNLNTGFFQLPICIPALQMGCPKLQVFSMMNVMPRAKTTRNVPTSTLGFPMLEELCIATSSVSFFTDQDLNSLLHGSPRLRVLDLRGCSRVTPTALSALPCEDLECLFWGLYFNSTSVASSKKGLHLLTQKWSRTLRELDITNHAFSEEDLEIAIGNLALGEGVEGLRSLNLSGTKVTSQALRLLIGHAVALDYLNLSSCRYLLRGMKKLYRGQEDIRQLLDKLE; encoded by the exons ATGGAAGGAGCCGACCACCACAATCCTTCGTTAGGTCCTCAGTCAGTTGTTGGGTTTGGAGACGGAAGGCAGGAGGAGGTGGAATCCACTTCAAGTGAGTTGCTTGTACCGACTGATGGCTTGGCAAATGGCAATTCAACTAGTGATGCGGCATCTAGAGGGCCTTCCAATAGAACTAACAAACGGAGTGCTCTTAAGAGAAAGAGTGGCCCCTCTACGGACTCAAAAGCCAAACTCAAAGCTAAGAGGAAGAAGTCTAAAAGTACCCGGACGCCCAGACCTAACTATACAATTGAGCAGGGAGAAGACATGCTCCTGATCATATCCAATGTCAGTCAGAGTGACAGTGTGTGGAGGCCCAAACCGAAGGGCCGCAAAAAGAAAATTAAGACACTGGTCAAGAAAAAAGGCCAAGAGAAAATTGCCAAAaacaagaagaaaagaaaacgtGTCAAGCCTATCAGACGGACTGTCATAGTGAACACTCAATCAGAGGGCAGTGACCCCGATCATCAGATTGAACAGGCAACTGTCACCCCCTCAGACGATGGCACTGACCGCTGGGGTCAGAGACTCCCAGTAGAGGTGCTGGTTAATATATTTCAGTATGTTGTTCATCGAGATGGGGCAGTGCCATTCCTGTGTAG GGTGTCGAGGGTATGTCGGTTGTGGAATGATGCCGCATCCAGTCCTAGCCTGTGGCGAAGTGTTACCATGGGATACTGCTGGATAGAACCTGGCAAGAGTCAGCTCCCCAAAACAGAGATGAGGATCAAGGACACTGTAAGCTGGATAGCACAGAACAG ACTTTCTCAGCTCAGGGAATTTTCACTTTGTCACTGGAAAAAGAATGTGGACTACGTTGTTCAG GTTCTATCTGAGTCCTGCCCTCAGCTGAGCTCCCTGAAGCTGTCCCATTGTACAGGCGTGACAGACCGATCCTTCCAGAGTCTGGCCAGCCACTGCAAGCAGCTGGATAGCATAGATGTACAGAACAGTGAT GTCCAGGGTGAAGGCCTTGTCACATTCTTCGAAACCTCTGGTCATCAGATCCGGAGGATACTATTTAGCCATGGTTCAAAGAGCGAGAAACTGCTCACCGTCATATCA AAAGGCTGCTGTCCTGAGCTTCGCTCACTGGCAATCAACACCAATCTCAACACTGGATTC TTCCAGCTTCCCATCTGCATTCCAGCTTTGCAGATGGGTTGTCCCAAGCTTCAG GTTTTCAGCATGATGAACGTGATGCCAAGGGCCAAGACGACTCGGAACGTTCCGACCTCCACTCTTGGCTTTCCTATGTTGGAGGAGCTGTGCATCGCAACCTCATCTGTGTCCTTCTTCACGGATCAGGACCTGAACAGTCTGCTCCACGGTTCCCCCCGGCTGCGAGTGCTGGACCTGCGAGGCTGCTCGCGTGTGACCCCTACTGCCCTTTCTGCCCTGCCTTGTGAAG ATTTAGAGTGTCTGTTCTGGGGCCTCTACTTTAACAGCACATCAGTGGCATCTTCTAAAAAGGGGCTGCACCTGCTGACACAAAAGTGGAGCCGCACGCTCCGTGAACTGGACATCACCAACCATGCCTTCTCTGAGGAGGACCTGGAGATCGCCATTGGTAACCTGGCCCTTGGTGAGGGTGTGGAAGGCCTGCGTTCACTGAACCTCAGTGGGACCAAAGTCACTTCACAGGCCCTCAG GTTACTGATTGGCCATGCTGTTGCTCTGGACTACCTAAACCTGTCATCATGCCGCTACCTTTTGAGGGGAATGAAGAAATTGTACCGTGGCCAGGAGGATATACGCCAACTCCTGGACAAATTAGAATAG